TATCCAGATTTAGTTAACCGAAAAAGGGTTCACTCACAAATAGTGCTCAGAATTTTTAACTTTCTTGTTGTACgattattttgacatttgacacttacgttatttattatacaccctctataattattattctgaTAATTTTGGTATAATATAGCATAAATATTAAGAATTGAttaataagatttattttacTCATTGATTTTACAAAAGGTATACTAAATTTTCAGCGTCCGTTTTTTAAACAAGTTATATGGTCAAATTCAAGTCATAAATCCAATTAGATATTTCTCTGACTCGATTATTTTAACGTAGTTCCCCGCATGATGACATCACAACATgtacaatttgaaaataataacaataggATAGTTTATCTTATAAAATACCATTTATCAATTATTGATCTTGCTAATCCAGACAAATGatgttaattatgaaaaaatatgctgAAGTATGTAAACAATTTGAGTAATAACAATACAATAAGAATCCAAAGATACGTTTAACGAAGAGTGTATGAAGATTGACAATTACTTTTTCCAGTACAACAAAGAATATAAGTTGATATACAGAGAAAAGaatgtataaaataagaaaaatacaaaaaagtgtGATAGATAGTAGGAAGAAAAAAGCTATAACTTCCGCaaggaaaaaaaatgatataccTTTGTTTCCCAAAGCAGATTGtagtttcaagttttatttttttccctcACTTAAATGTAAAAAACTCTTGTGTATAACAGCTGTTGTATTCATTACTAAACCTTATATACATGTAAAGCTTAGTTTATgcatcaaaaatcaaaactaaattgaatttaacattaaactaaactttcttggtgattatttttttcgtttatgcaTAATTAATAGGATAAGCAGTATGGGttttttttgtcatataaaTGTGGAAAGCTCTAGATACTATCTATCAGTGTTCCATCGTCTAAAGGATATTGATGACTTTcgacatttttttgatatcagttttgaaaataaaacaccacGACGGAAATCGGGGCAATAATGcaaatattatttccattacCAAAGAACAAGGatgttgtaaacaaaacaataccacCAATACAGACTAACCTGACGTATTTTGTGCTCATAACacataatttgttttatattttttgtttcattaggAATGAAAACTTTACAATAGTAGCTAATTGGTTGGGTTATGAGCTATTGGACCCTATGAGCGTGTTGAAGTCATCTTCAATCATAGGACCTTTTCTACATGCCGAAGCAGTTTTTATCTTCCAGGTATTACGTGATTTTGTTATCCTTTGTACTTGCTCGATGTTAGTATTTTCCTCTCGTAAACCAAATTGATACTTTGGAATAgtaaaagtatcaatttttacACCAAATCAAAGAGTTGGGTCTCACTTTCATCCCAGGTTATCCATTGATAAATATGTTGACCGAATTACCCGAAGACCGTACTATTGACACTTTAATAATCTCTACATTAATTTcagtttattaaattattgaaagtgGGGTTCTCAGCTGCTGGTAATATTAGGAACAactgtttccaaaaaaactgtCCTTTAATATCAGaagcaaatatgaaaaaaataaaagattcagTTCAACTACACgtctaattgaaaaatatgacaGCGTTTTCAAAACACAagttatatattcaaaaaacgtaaatattttcactggatttatataaaacttgatCGAGATTAATAATCGTTTaacattgttttataaataaatcacatcatatttttcaatgaaatattcatatttttctttgtaaactattattattattattatgagtgtctaattgttaataaataaaaattattaaaagttcaATATATGCAAAACTTTGTCCTTGAAGGGTTAAGATATTTAAAAGAATAAGTACTGCAAAAACCTTTAATGAAATGTCcttgtttatttattgtttcaaatgTTTACAAGATATTTTATGACATCTGCGATAGATGTTCCTTTTGATAATCATTTAATAGTTTCTGTTTAGGCACCAGCAAAATCTACATTAACTTTAACCCGACGGTTTTTTTCAGGAGTGACTGGACTTACTATAATTTGTTCTCCTTTATTCTTTTCAATGCTATCAGTTGAAGGAGTATGgttaaaagtttcatttttcattatttctatcaATTCATCGTCAACTACTGTCGGTAAAGTCTGTTCTGTATCAGTATCAGCAGTAATTGTTTTGTCTGCGACTTCCTTAGTATCATCACTTGAAATTTCCTGTTCTGTTTCCCACGTAATATCTCTGACAGTATGCTCTATACTAACATGTTTCCCCTTGTCATCTCTTATACGTTTACTCGATTCAAGTCTAATATTTCTGCTTCTACTTTTTACAGAACCGTTTATAGAAGATATGGTTTTTCGAGAGGCCGATAGATCAGTTAAGAATTCCACATTTATTGTTGATCTGTGAACCTTTGAGAGACTAAATATTGGTCTGCGGACACTAGCCCAACGTTCAACGCGTTTTAGAGTGAAAATTGAACCAAAATACACGTGTTTTACTATAGAATAACGCAACagaatctaaaaaatatatagaggtttaaataaaatgataactAAAGGATACAACTTCTAGTTACCTGTGCTTGGTACATTCTAATAAGACTGGAATTGATTCCATACCATGAAGATACTCCACTCAGATTCCACAGTTGATTCGAATGTCTGTTAAAAGAGtctatttttattctattagtGAATTGGATACAACTTAGGAACATATATTGCGATGAATGGCGTTTAACAGTAGCTCTTTTTAGATAACACGTTGGATTAAGTTCAGTATTACCTAAAAtaacgaagaaaaaattatcatcacTATAAAACATACCCCATTTTGTTGTACATACCGACTAGCTGTGAACTACCCCATATAAAAGCAACAAACTGGTAATCATTCAAATTCCAAGTTTTGTTACCACCAAGAGAAGtcattttataagttttttgtagtttttgagCAAcatataaatatctaaaaatgacAAATTCATTATTACCTAGTCAACATAGCAGAAATTTGCGTGCCAGATTACAGTATTGGGGTTAGTTCTCCATGCAATGTATGCAGTCTTACCTAACAGAATGTTTCTAAATTCGTGCGCTAAAATTCAGGATGTGATTTTGAGTTTTCGttacttttttccaaattttagtttgaaataaattagGGTTAAATTAGCAAACCTTTTTTTCGagatttagttttataaaatgaaaatatttcttgaaatatctACATTATTCAGAATAATCTAGATTTGGAATGATTTACAGATATTTTAGgttgtttcaaaattcaatcagAAATATTTACTGATGGTCGCACATTAGTTTCGGCTTGGATTATTACATTGTGCAATTAGTATTTTCACATAACGAATAAATTGTTAtcgaatttattatattcattaaatGTTTATCAATTATTCCGCTTTTTCTTTCCTACATCAATACTTTTATCTtcatttgttcaaatttaattacCATTTCCTCCTTTGTACGGGTAGCCGTCATGTTTTTAAACTAggcctatatatatatatatatatatatatatatatatatatatatatatatatatatatatatatatatatatcttcatTCCACAACAAAAACTGATTAATGATTGGGATACTGCCTGGTAGCAGTGTTCTTCTACATAACACATGCGATTTTATGGTAATAAGTGAGTTAAATCATTTAATAAAGATATGTACTATCACCTTGCAAATACTTTGCAGGCTGTAGCAGGAGCatctttaattttcaaaaatccaaTTTTGAAAAGACTGCATAAAAACATCAAGAAAGACATTTCGTGACCACTACCATAAGCACATCTGACTGAATTACCAAAGCCTTCAATTAAGTACACCATTATTTCTGGTAGTGCTCGAAAATATATTGACGGAACTATCTCTCTCAACAGTGGAAcagaattctaaaaaaaaataataactattaaaataatatatttaagcAGAGAATCTGATAATTGAAGACCTTGTTAAGTAGAAAAATGAATCATTCTATGGAATAGAGATTCTGTGTATCTGagtaaaaataattggaaattccATCGAATGGATAATAAATGGAAGCAACTTTAGATGGAACTTTTAATATCTTGAAATGTGCAATGCTAGAAAATCTATTCTGTAATTTAAATCACAGATTACTGTGTactattataaacattttatctATACAGAACCAGTGTTTATCTGATAACTAATACTTACATCTCTAAGTCTACGATACCATCTCCTGAATGCCCGATGATACGATTTTGGTTCATATTCATCTACACCAATTTCATCAATCCAATCTTCTATAATATCTAAAATTCCGCAAAGCCCCTCTATCTCTGGCGAAGCATTAGCGCTACCTTGTTCATTTGATTTGCCTTTGATTACATCATTTATAAAGTATACAAATCCTAAATAttcctaaaataaaatatcctTTGTACCCACTAGTGTCGTTGTAGTTACAGTTACAGTACAAGTTACATAAACAATGTCAGCAATTTTGAGAACATTAGTAACTTACGTAGTATGTTTCTGACCTCCTCCAAAACATCATTTGATCAGTAGTTTGAATCAATTTGCTGGGTATGATGTAAGAATGATTATCGTtcccttcaaaattttatggatATCAATATATCATGTGAtcttaaattttaaacttatattaCCTGAACTATTCTGCATTATTTGGTTTTAAAATACACTTGatcaacaaattatttcaacCTTGTATGGAATGTATTATAGAGATGACAGCAGACACTgacatttttctttcattaaatTCACTTATACTCAGGTAGTGAACTACTTGAATAAACTTTCCATATGATATATTTGCTTACACCATAAAAAGTTAGTACTTAggaacatttttctatttttgatacttttccTATAATCTATATATCACAAATtacaagtttttgaaaatttgcggtttatttcacttttaataCAGCTTTTAAAAATCTAA
This portion of the Diorhabda sublineata isolate icDioSubl1.1 chromosome X, icDioSubl1.1, whole genome shotgun sequence genome encodes:
- the LOC130451794 gene encoding serine/threonine-protein phosphatase 2A activator-like, whose translation is MQNSSGNDNHSYIIPSKLIQTTDQMMFWRRSETYYEYLGFVYFINDVIKGKSNEQGSANASPEIEGLCGILDIIEDWIDEIGVDEYEPKSYHRAFRRWYRRLRDNSVPLLREIVPSIYFRALPEIMVYLIEGFGNSVRCAYGSGHEMSFLMFLCSLFKIGFLKIKDAPATACKVFARYLYVAQKLQKTYKMTSLGGNKTWNLNDYQFVAFIWGSSQLVGNTELNPTCYLKRATVKRHSSQYMFLSCIQFTNRIKIDSFNRHSNQLWNLSGVSSWYGINSSLIRMYQAQILLRYSIVKHVYFGSIFTLKRVERWASVRRPIFSLSKVHRSTINVEFLTDLSASRKTISSINGSVKSRSRNIRLESSKRIRDDKGKHVSIEHTVRDITWETEQEISSDDTKEVADKTITADTDTEQTLPTVVDDELIEIMKNETFNHTPSTDSIEKNKGEQIIVSPVTPEKNRRVKVNVDFAGA